Proteins encoded by one window of Papio anubis isolate 15944 chromosome 7, Panubis1.0, whole genome shotgun sequence:
- the LOC116275750 gene encoding olfactory receptor 4L1, with protein sequence MDLKNGSLVIEFILQGFSGQWELQIFFFVTFSLIYGATVVGNILIMVTVTCSSTLHSPMYFLLGNLSFLDMCLSTATTPKMIIDLLTEHKTISVWGCMTQMFFMHFFGGAEMTLLIIMAFDRYVAICKPLHYRTLMSHRLLHGFVTLSWIIGFMHTMSQIVLTVNLPFCGHNVINNIFCDLPLVIKLACIETYTLELFVIADSGLLSFTCFILLLVSYIAILVSVPKKSSVGLSKALSTLSAHIIVVTLFFGPCIFIYAWPFSSLASNRTLAVFYTVITPLLNPIIYTLRNKKMQEAMRKLRFQYVSSA encoded by the coding sequence ATGGATCTTAAAAATGGATCTCTGGTGATCGAGTTTATTTTACAAGGATTTTCTGGACAATGGGAACtacaaattttcttctttgtgacaTTTTCCTTAATCTACGGTGCTACTGTGGTGGGAAACATTCTCATTATGGTCACAGTGACATGTAGTTCGACCCTTCATTCTCCCATGTACTTTCTCCTTGGAAATCTCTCTTTTTTGGACATGTGTCTCTCCACTGCCACGACACCCAAGATGATCATAGATCTGCTCACTGAACACAAGACCATCTCTGTGTGGGGCTGCATGACCCAGATGTTCTTTATGCACTTCTTTGGGGGTGCTGAGATGACTCTTCTGATAATCATGGCCTTTGACAGGTATGTAGCCATATGTAAACCCCTGCACTATAGGACACTCATGAGCCACAGGCTGCTACATGGGTTTGTGACACTTTCATGGATAATTGGTTTCATGCATACCATGAGCCAGATAGTTTTAACAGTGAACTTGCCTTTCTGTGGTCACAATGTCATAAACAACATATTTTGTGATCTTCCCCTTGTGATCAAGCTTGCTTGCATTGAAACATATACCCTGGAATTATTTGTCATTGCTGACAGTGGGCTGCTCTCTTTTACTTGTTTCATCCTCTTGCTTGTTTCTTACATTGCCATCCTGGTCAGTGTACCAAAAAAATCATCAGTTGGGCTCTCCAAGGCACTGTCCACATTGTCTGCCCACATCATTGTGGTCACTCTGTTCTTTGGACCTTGTATTTTTATCTATGCTTGGCCATTCAGTAGTTTGGCAAGCAATAGAACTCTAGCTGTATTTTATACGGTTATCACACCCTTACTGAATCCAATTATTTACACcctgagaaacaagaaaatgcaaGAGGCCATGAGAAAATTGCGGTTCCAATATGTTAGTTCTGCATAG